Proteins from a single region of Cydia pomonella isolate Wapato2018A chromosome 13, ilCydPomo1, whole genome shotgun sequence:
- the LOC133524224 gene encoding coiled-coil-helix-coiled-coil-helix domain-containing protein 10, mitochondrial-like isoform X2 has protein sequence MPIGRSRSGSRSPKTPYSRAERQAPSRAPPIIVQPQRSVFRDAAAVAGGVTVGTTMGHIAGEAISSLFSGRRRQEVVEVLPRNYSMEQPPSGPCAYEIATFLNCAADHQDLGECAAFNEALKQCKKRHGLN, from the exons ATGCCAATTGGTCGTAGTAGAAGCGGCAG CCGTAGCCCGAAGACACCGTACTCCAGGGCCGAAAGGCAAGCGCCGTCACGGGCGCCACCGATCATCGTTCAGCCGCAACGTTCGGTGTTCCGCGATGCTGCTGCTGTGGCGGGCGGCGTAACTGTCGGGACCACCATG GGTCACATAGCGGGTGAGGCTATCAGTAGCCTGTTTAGCGGTCGCCGGCGCCAGGAGGTGGTAGAGGTGCTTCCCCGCAACTATTCCATGGAGCAGCCGCCGTCCGGCCCCTGCGCCTACGAGATCGCCACGTTTCTCAACTGCGCGGCGGACCACCAGGACCTGGGTGAATGCGCTGCTTTCAATGAGGCGCTTAAGCAGTGCAAGAAGCGACATG gtCTAAACTGA
- the LOC133524223 gene encoding coiled-coil-helix-coiled-coil-helix domain-containing protein 2, which yields MPRRGRSASPPPAPQRRAAPAPAPAPSRVPAAAPVSTPAPMAAAPQQPSLFGQMAATAGGVAVGSAVGHVAGSALTGLFSGGGSSEPAPQQAAPAAAVPAYNQGQQPTGPCAWEIKQFIECAQQQHDLTLCEGFNEALRQCKINNHL from the exons atgccTAGACGCGGACGATCAGCAAGCCCACCGCCAGCCCCTCAGCGAAG ggcTGCGCCAGCACCAGCACCTGCGCCGAGTCGAGTTCCGGCTGCCGCGCCTGTTTCTACACCTGCACCGATGGCCGCTGCGCCCCAGCAGCCCTCCCTATTCGGGCAAATGGCTGCTACGGCTGGAGGAGTCGCCGTTGGCTCGGCTGTG GGTCACGTGGCTGGTAGTGCTCTAACTGGCTTGTTCAGTGGAGGCGGCAGCAGCGAGCCCGCACCACAGCAAGCAGCTCCGGCAGCAGCAGTTCCTGCCTACAACCAGGGACAACAGCCCACAGGACCGTGTGCCTGGGAAATTAAACAGTTCATCGAGTGTGCCCAACAGCAGCACGATCTCACACTGTGCGAGGGTTTCAACGAGGCTCTCCGCCAGTGCAAAATTAACAACCATTTGTAA
- the LOC133524224 gene encoding coiled-coil-helix-coiled-coil-helix domain-containing protein 10, mitochondrial-like isoform X1 yields the protein MCSRCGGSTSSSRSPKTPYSRAERQAPSRAPPIIVQPQRSVFRDAAAVAGGVTVGTTMGHIAGEAISSLFSGRRRQEVVEVLPRNYSMEQPPSGPCAYEIATFLNCAADHQDLGECAAFNEALKQCKKRHGLN from the exons ATGTGCTCCCGATGTGGTGGATCAACCAGTTCTAG CCGTAGCCCGAAGACACCGTACTCCAGGGCCGAAAGGCAAGCGCCGTCACGGGCGCCACCGATCATCGTTCAGCCGCAACGTTCGGTGTTCCGCGATGCTGCTGCTGTGGCGGGCGGCGTAACTGTCGGGACCACCATG GGTCACATAGCGGGTGAGGCTATCAGTAGCCTGTTTAGCGGTCGCCGGCGCCAGGAGGTGGTAGAGGTGCTTCCCCGCAACTATTCCATGGAGCAGCCGCCGTCCGGCCCCTGCGCCTACGAGATCGCCACGTTTCTCAACTGCGCGGCGGACCACCAGGACCTGGGTGAATGCGCTGCTTTCAATGAGGCGCTTAAGCAGTGCAAGAAGCGACATG gtCTAAACTGA